From Rutidosis leptorrhynchoides isolate AG116_Rl617_1_P2 chromosome 3, CSIRO_AGI_Rlap_v1, whole genome shotgun sequence, a single genomic window includes:
- the LOC139898891 gene encoding floral homeotic protein PMADS 2-like codes for MGRGKIEIKRIENTSNRQVTYSKRKNGIIKKAKEITVLCDANVSLVIYGSSGKMYEYCSPKTNLIDMLDRYQRLSGNKLWDAKHENLQNEIDRIKKENESMQIELRHLKGEDITSLNYEELIAYEDALENGLTNIREKKDEIPKIMRKHEQILEEENKHLIYLVQQSEMAAMGDYQGHEPFSFRVQPMQPNLHERM; via the exons atGGGAAGAGGAAAGATAGAAATCAAGAGGATTGAAAACACAAGTAATAGGCAAGTCACTTACTCCAAAAGAAAGAATGGAATCATCAAAAAAGCTAAAGAAATTACTGTTCTTTGTGATGCTAATGTTTCTCTTGTTATCTATGGCTCATCTGGCAAGATGTATGAATACTGTAGCCCAAAAACcaa TTTGATTGACATGCTGGATCGGTATCAAAGGCTTTCTGGAAACAAGTTGTGGGATGCTAAACATGAG AATCTGCAGAATGAAATTGACAGAATCAAGAAAGAGAATGAGAGCATGCAAATTGAGCTCAG GCACTTGAAAGGGGAAGATATAACATCTTTGAACTATGAAGAACTAATTGCGTATGAAGATGCACTTGAAAATggactcaccaacattcgtgagaAAAAG GATGAAATCCCCAAAATCATGAGGAAACAT GAACAAATTCTTGAGGAGGAAAATAAGCACCTCATATATTTGGTG CAACAAAGTGAAATGGCAGCAATGGGAGATTACCAAGGTCATGAGCCTTTTTCGTTTCGCGTCCAGCCGATGCAGCCTAACTTGCATGAGAGGATGTAG